DNA sequence from the Actinomycetota bacterium genome:
TGGCGGGCGTGGTGCCGGCGACGGCACGGATGGGCAACCGGCTCGTGCTGGGCTATCGCCACGCCGAGACGATCACCGCGAGCGTCATCGGCCCCGTCGGCACCCGCTTGCGCGGCCACGAGTTCCACTACTCGCGCTGTGAGCCGGCCGGTGACGCCGTGCGGCTCAGCAGCCGATTTGGCACGGGCAGCGACGGTTTCGCCACTCCCACGCTCCTCGCCACCTACCTCCACCACCACGCGGGCGGCGACCCGTCGATCGTCGCCGCCTTCGCCCGCACGTGCGCGCTCGGCCGCTCTGCGGCTCGTCCATGAGACCGAGCAGCGCCAGCGATCCTGTCCGCGCGAGTCCTTATATGAACGCTAGTGTATGTACATGGCTGTTGATGTAAGCGCGGCGGTGCC
Encoded proteins:
- a CDS encoding cobyrinate a,c-diamide synthase yields the protein AGVVPATARMGNRLVLGYRHAETITASVIGPVGTRLRGHEFHYSRCEPAGDAVRLSSRFGTGSDGFATPTLLATYLHHHAGGDPSIVAAFARTCALGRSAARP